One window from the genome of Acinetobacter sp. LoGeW2-3 encodes:
- a CDS encoding SDR family NAD(P)-dependent oxidoreductase, with amino-acid sequence MKQVALVTGAASGLGWTIAEYLAQEGYQVVVSDISLETAQHSIAQSQYADHLHALKLDIAQPEDFHQALNWIKTTFGRLDVAVNNAAVTKATPVLEISADEFDWVTQINQRGTFTACQLIGQFMADQKYGRIINLASLAGQNGGTATGAHYAASKGAIVTLTKIFAKQFAAQGVTVNAIAPGPMDSPMVHEVVGAARMPQFIENIPVKQLGSMQFIAQTVALLAKPEAAFVSGATWDINGGLFMR; translated from the coding sequence ATGAAACAAGTTGCTTTAGTTACAGGCGCTGCTTCTGGTTTGGGATGGACAATTGCTGAATATTTGGCGCAAGAAGGCTATCAGGTCGTAGTTTCGGATATCTCTCTTGAAACTGCTCAGCACAGTATTGCTCAAAGCCAGTATGCAGACCATCTTCATGCGCTGAAATTAGATATTGCACAACCTGAAGATTTTCATCAGGCATTGAATTGGATTAAGACTACTTTTGGCCGTCTAGATGTTGCAGTTAATAATGCAGCTGTAACCAAAGCAACGCCTGTACTTGAAATCAGTGCAGATGAATTTGATTGGGTCACCCAAATCAATCAACGCGGAACATTTACAGCATGCCAGTTGATCGGTCAGTTTATGGCTGATCAAAAGTACGGTCGGATTATTAATCTTGCCTCTTTAGCGGGTCAAAATGGGGGCACAGCGACAGGTGCACATTATGCAGCATCTAAGGGTGCTATTGTGACCCTCACCAAGATCTTTGCAAAACAGTTTGCAGCTCAGGGTGTAACTGTAAATGCGATTGCGCCCGGTCCTATGGACTCACCGATGGTTCATGAAGTTGTTGGTGCAGCGAGAATGCCGCAATTTATTGAAAATATTCCAGTCAAACAATTGGGTTCAATGCAGTTTATAGCCCAGACGGTAGCGTTATTGGCTAAACCAGAGGCTGCGTTTGTATCGGGTGCCACTTGGGATATTAATGGCGGCTTATTTATGCGTTGA
- a CDS encoding PDR/VanB family oxidoreductase has translation MTEHYDVIVKKRQVQADNVAVLEFESVNALKLPKIEAGAHIDVHLPNGLVRQYSLCQNPKQEGIFRLGILKDPESRGGSICAFDELQEGIQLKVSAPRNLFALEDAEHTVLIGGGIGITPLISMAYALYEEGKSFELHYCGSSIERAAFVEELQQGPLAAFTKFYFKQSGDNHRESLSAHFKQLKHTSHVYTCGPNGFMDWVIDLAKQNQFDDSHIHKEYFQVETDATGDAFEVYAQRSDKIIMVSAEETLIDALAREGIKIEKSCEQGVCGTCLCDVLEGEPDHRDVYLTDEEKAENDQILVCCSRSKSARLVLDI, from the coding sequence ATGACAGAACATTATGATGTAATTGTAAAAAAGCGCCAGGTTCAAGCAGATAACGTGGCGGTACTTGAGTTTGAATCAGTAAATGCATTGAAGCTACCAAAGATTGAAGCAGGGGCGCATATCGATGTGCACTTACCGAATGGTTTAGTGCGTCAGTATTCTTTGTGCCAGAATCCAAAACAGGAAGGTATATTCCGCTTAGGTATTTTGAAAGATCCAGAATCTCGTGGTGGCTCAATTTGTGCATTTGACGAGTTACAAGAAGGCATTCAGCTTAAAGTGAGTGCTCCACGTAACTTATTTGCTCTTGAGGATGCAGAGCATACAGTCCTCATTGGTGGCGGTATTGGTATTACACCGCTAATCAGTATGGCTTATGCACTGTATGAAGAAGGAAAATCCTTTGAGCTGCATTATTGTGGAAGCAGTATTGAGCGTGCGGCATTTGTGGAAGAATTACAACAAGGCCCATTAGCAGCATTCACAAAATTCTATTTTAAGCAGTCTGGTGATAACCATCGAGAGAGTTTATCGGCTCACTTTAAACAGTTAAAGCATACTAGTCATGTGTATACCTGTGGTCCAAATGGTTTTATGGACTGGGTCATCGATTTGGCTAAGCAAAACCAATTCGACGACAGTCATATTCATAAAGAATATTTCCAGGTTGAAACTGATGCAACAGGTGATGCCTTTGAAGTATATGCACAGCGAAGCGATAAAATCATCATGGTTTCTGCAGAAGAGACATTAATTGATGCTTTAGCTCGTGAAGGCATCAAAATTGAAAAGTCATGTGAACAAGGAGTTTGTGGAACATGTTTATGTGACGTACTTGAGGGTGAACCAGATCATCGAGATGTATATCTGACGGATGAAGAAAAGGCTGAGAATGACCAAATTCTAGTGTGCTGTTCGCGTTCTAAATCAGCTCGTCTTGTTCTCGATATTTAA
- a CDS encoding flavin reductase — MIETNEFRNAMSLLTGAVNVITTAGATGRFGFTASAVCSVTDNPPTLLVCMNKSSNSHQHFLNNKILSVNVLRAEQQNVSQAFASKLSAEERFNTGEWRTLETGAPILENALVNFDCSIDQIQEVGTHTIFICKIEAIQQGECAEGLVYFNRAYHPVGHCQRA, encoded by the coding sequence ATGATTGAAACAAATGAATTTCGCAATGCCATGTCATTGTTAACTGGAGCAGTCAACGTTATCACAACGGCTGGAGCAACTGGACGTTTCGGTTTTACCGCTTCAGCAGTATGCAGTGTCACAGATAATCCGCCTACGTTATTGGTCTGTATGAATAAAAGTTCAAACTCCCATCAACATTTTTTGAATAACAAAATCTTGAGTGTGAATGTATTGCGTGCAGAACAGCAAAATGTATCACAAGCATTTGCTTCTAAACTCAGCGCAGAAGAGCGTTTTAATACGGGCGAATGGAGAACGTTAGAGACGGGGGCACCAATTTTAGAAAATGCATTGGTGAACTTTGACTGTAGCATTGACCAGATTCAGGAAGTAGGTACACATACCATTTTCATCTGTAAGATTGAGGCGATTCAGCAAGGTGAATGTGCTGAAGGATTGGTATATTTCAATCGTGCTTACCATCCCGTTGGACATTGCCAGCGAGCTTAA
- a CDS encoding OprD family outer membrane porin, which translates to MSNNKQVNTIFKMSCIALACAVVGIEQASAAFVEDSKTSLNFRNFYIEREYPNSNAENIGSWSQAAMLRFESGYTDTPVQVGLDLSGQYAYRLNDHNAERLDTILPYDADKGEQYQDYGKYGATLKLKYSNTELKIGELRPMTPVAFIDDSRQLVTTYAGVMLESKDIKDLKITAGKLTHINSREDDDYEKLSLFAGNAPRYESDGLNFLGLDYNFTPAVSGAYWYGQLEDIYQQHYANLAYGTKVGDTKIKLDARYFHNSEDGEAFYGKIDNQSYGVMTTIEDGNHLLMTGVRKNDGPSTFPTLAGYAPQPFLHAWANLGFVKPDELTWHILYAYDFKGLGVNGLRATARYLHGSEISRPGLEDNSEIEKSLALRYVVPEGKLKGLGLELMHIRTDIKYGTVYQKGTEYNENRAIVTYNYKF; encoded by the coding sequence ATGAGTAATAACAAACAGGTGAATACGATATTCAAAATGAGCTGTATTGCACTGGCTTGTGCTGTGGTTGGTATTGAGCAAGCATCAGCTGCTTTTGTTGAGGACAGTAAAACGTCATTAAATTTTCGTAATTTTTATATTGAACGTGAATACCCAAATTCAAATGCTGAAAATATTGGAAGCTGGTCACAAGCGGCTATGTTACGTTTTGAATCAGGCTATACAGATACTCCGGTGCAAGTCGGACTTGATTTAAGTGGGCAATATGCTTACCGATTGAATGATCACAATGCGGAACGTTTAGACACGATCTTACCTTATGATGCTGATAAAGGAGAGCAGTACCAAGACTATGGTAAATATGGAGCAACCTTAAAACTGAAATACAGCAACACGGAACTGAAAATTGGTGAATTACGTCCAATGACTCCAGTTGCTTTCATTGATGATTCACGCCAGCTAGTGACAACTTATGCGGGTGTGATGCTTGAAAGTAAAGACATCAAAGACCTTAAAATTACAGCAGGTAAATTAACGCATATCAATTCGCGTGAAGATGACGATTACGAAAAATTAAGCTTATTTGCGGGTAATGCACCACGTTATGAAAGTGATGGGTTAAATTTTCTGGGTTTGGATTATAACTTTACACCAGCTGTATCTGGGGCATACTGGTATGGTCAATTAGAAGATATCTATCAACAGCACTATGCAAACTTGGCTTATGGAACCAAAGTCGGAGATACCAAAATCAAGTTAGATGCACGCTATTTTCATAACTCCGAAGATGGAGAAGCATTTTACGGAAAAATTGATAATCAGTCTTATGGCGTCATGACCACCATTGAAGATGGCAATCACCTACTTATGACGGGTGTACGTAAAAATGACGGTCCAAGCACTTTCCCAACATTGGCTGGCTATGCACCTCAACCATTTTTACATGCCTGGGCAAATCTTGGTTTTGTAAAACCAGATGAACTAACTTGGCATATTCTGTACGCTTATGATTTTAAAGGGCTAGGTGTAAATGGCTTAAGAGCGACAGCACGTTATTTACATGGTAGTGAAATTTCTCGTCCAGGTCTTGAAGATAATAGTGAAATTGAAAAAAGTTTAGCATTACGTTATGTGGTGCCTGAAGGTAAATTAAAAGGATTAGGTTTAGAGTTGATGCATATCCGTACCGATATCAAATATGGTACAGTTTATCAAAAAGGAACTGAGTACAATGAAAATCGTGCAATTGTGACTTATAACTATAAGTTTTAA
- a CDS encoding ABC transporter substrate-binding protein: MKLSKLITLGTTALVATQMSYADIKIGVVTSSTGPVAMVGIPQKNTVALLPKQIGGEKVQYISLDDGSDPTASVKAIAKLITENNVDAIIGPSGSPNANAVIGAIAKAGVPLLAPVGTSTVVLPMDEQKKWVFKTTQNDEIIAEALVQDMVKRKIKTLGFIGTADPYGENWSRVISQLAAKNGITVVQKESFQRQDTSLTGQALKLISKKPQAILVAAPGSSAVPPQTALYDRGFRGQVYQTHGAALDQFLTMGGKKVENTILAASLMLVLKEVSSQHPSKAIATKYMNDYKKLYGSYPATFGANVYDAGILLEKAIPTALKGGKPGTAEFRSALRTALEKTKNVAGTQGVYSMTPMDHSGFDKRGREMIIVKNGTWKLLK; this comes from the coding sequence ATGAAATTAAGCAAATTAATCACATTGGGAACTACAGCGCTTGTAGCAACACAAATGAGTTATGCCGATATCAAAATTGGTGTCGTTACTTCATCTACAGGTCCAGTTGCAATGGTAGGCATTCCACAGAAAAATACAGTGGCATTATTACCAAAACAAATTGGTGGTGAAAAAGTTCAATATATTTCACTTGATGATGGTAGTGACCCTACTGCGAGTGTAAAAGCAATTGCAAAGTTAATTACTGAAAATAATGTAGATGCAATTATTGGTCCATCAGGTTCGCCAAATGCAAACGCAGTTATTGGTGCTATTGCCAAAGCAGGCGTGCCATTGCTAGCACCAGTAGGGACTTCAACTGTTGTATTACCAATGGATGAACAGAAAAAGTGGGTATTTAAAACTACTCAAAATGACGAAATCATTGCTGAAGCATTAGTTCAGGATATGGTAAAGCGTAAAATTAAAACGCTTGGTTTTATTGGAACCGCTGACCCATATGGCGAAAACTGGAGCCGTGTGATCAGTCAACTAGCAGCTAAAAATGGCATTACTGTCGTACAAAAAGAGTCTTTCCAACGTCAGGATACGTCTTTAACAGGACAGGCACTCAAATTAATTTCAAAGAAACCACAAGCAATTTTGGTTGCTGCACCTGGCAGTTCAGCAGTTCCACCACAAACAGCATTATACGACCGAGGCTTCCGTGGTCAAGTTTATCAAACGCATGGAGCTGCACTTGACCAATTCCTGACCATGGGTGGCAAGAAAGTTGAAAATACAATTCTGGCTGCGAGTTTGATGTTGGTTTTGAAGGAGGTTTCGAGTCAACATCCTTCTAAAGCAATCGCAACTAAGTATATGAATGACTATAAAAAATTATATGGATCATATCCTGCAACTTTTGGTGCAAACGTTTATGACGCAGGTATTTTGTTAGAAAAAGCAATTCCGACAGCTTTGAAAGGTGGAAAACCTGGTACTGCAGAGTTTAGAAGTGCACTTCGTACTGCTTTAGAAAAAACTAAAAATGTGGCGGGTACACAAGGTGTATATAGCATGACACCAATGGATCACAGTGGTTTTGATAAACGTGGACGTGAAATGATCATTGTTAAAAATGGTACATGGAAGCTACTGAAGTAA
- a CDS encoding branched-chain amino acid ABC transporter permease yields MDLNIALILGQDGITSGAIYALLALCILLVFTVTRILLIPLGEFSVYGALTLASIQAGQPSNVIWLLVALFITNALLDVYVSVKTGSAFNIKATVIWAIYIAVVAIALLMMPLATLPAVLQVLLALAVITPLGPQIYQFFFQPLVAAKPLVLLIVSIAAHVALVGIGLLLFGPNGAQTKPFSDASFELGVLNINSQTLYILFAFFLMIAVLWYFFGKTLYGKALRATAVNRVGAQLMGISPIFAGKITFAMAAFMGALAGILMAPITTLYYDSGFLISLKGFVGAIIGGLVSFPIAAAGSVVVGVIESFSMFWASDYKEIIVFTLIIPFLLWKSLTSRQVEEDHE; encoded by the coding sequence ATGGATCTAAATATCGCTCTAATACTTGGTCAAGACGGCATTACCAGCGGTGCGATTTATGCATTATTGGCACTCTGTATTTTGTTAGTCTTTACCGTTACTCGAATTTTACTTATTCCTTTAGGAGAGTTTAGTGTCTATGGCGCACTGACACTTGCTTCTATTCAGGCAGGGCAGCCAAGTAACGTCATTTGGCTACTTGTTGCCTTATTTATTACAAATGCCTTACTTGATGTTTATGTGAGTGTAAAAACAGGTAGTGCGTTCAATATTAAAGCAACAGTCATATGGGCGATCTATATTGCAGTAGTTGCAATAGCGCTTTTAATGATGCCATTAGCGACATTACCTGCAGTTCTCCAAGTCCTGTTAGCACTTGCGGTTATTACTCCCTTAGGGCCGCAAATATATCAATTTTTTTTCCAACCTTTGGTTGCAGCTAAACCACTAGTACTACTCATTGTATCTATTGCAGCACATGTGGCATTGGTGGGTATTGGCCTACTCCTATTCGGTCCAAATGGTGCACAGACAAAACCATTTAGTGATGCAAGTTTTGAGCTGGGTGTACTGAACATCAATAGCCAAACTTTATATATCTTATTTGCTTTCTTCCTCATGATTGCAGTGCTTTGGTACTTCTTTGGAAAGACCTTATACGGAAAAGCATTACGTGCGACAGCAGTTAACCGTGTTGGTGCCCAATTGATGGGGATTTCTCCAATCTTTGCAGGAAAAATCACTTTCGCCATGGCGGCATTTATGGGTGCTTTAGCAGGGATTTTAATGGCACCGATTACCACTTTGTATTATGACTCTGGTTTCTTAATCAGTCTAAAAGGCTTCGTAGGCGCCATTATAGGTGGCTTGGTCAGCTTCCCAATCGCTGCTGCTGGGTCAGTCGTCGTAGGCGTTATTGAATCTTTCTCCATGTTTTGGGCAAGTGACTATAAAGAGATCATTGTCTTCACATTAATTATTCCTTTTCTGCTTTGGAAATCCCTTACTTCCCGTCAAGTTGAGGAGGATCACGAATGA
- a CDS encoding ABC transporter permease subunit, with the protein MKFKSLFLIFVAIMAISPLVLPAYQVTLLNYIGLNALVVLGLVLLTGVGGMTSFGHAALVGIGAYTTAYITASHDLPHFLQWTNGSVWVALIVGIIITVISALIVGGLTLKLSGHYLPLGTIAWGISLYYFFSTIETLGGHSGISNIPSIEILGYALNTSNKMFYLIWLILFIAILLTRNLLNSREGRAIRALKGGQVMAESMGVNTFRSKMVVFIISSIFASISGWLYAHNQSFINPTPFGLQMGIDYLFMALLGGVGSIWGAILGSGIFTMMRQWLQDYLPIFLGDDGHYETIVFGLLIVLMMQKAPSGLWPLILKFVPDRFKAKDQQIVITEPTRELPSLELPLKGTLILEAKNVTKRFGGLVANNQMNLKIHAGEILALIGPNGAGKSTMFNQISGVDVPTEGEVLFNGEKINGIPSREIAKLGLSRTFQHVKILPEMTVLENVVIGAHLRGQKGVVTSLLRLDREEENNLLNEAKAQLERVGLGDYLYTEAGNLALGQQRILEIARALCARPTLLLLDEPAAGLRFKEKQALAELLSKLRAEGMAVLLVEHDMDFVMNLVDRIVVMEFGQKIAEGLPEEIQKDPAVLEAYLGGAA; encoded by the coding sequence ATGAAATTCAAAAGTTTATTTTTAATTTTCGTAGCCATTATGGCGATCAGCCCTTTGGTGCTACCTGCATACCAAGTGACGTTGCTGAACTATATTGGCTTAAATGCCTTAGTGGTCTTGGGGCTGGTTTTATTGACAGGTGTAGGGGGAATGACCAGTTTCGGTCATGCAGCTTTAGTCGGGATCGGGGCTTATACCACCGCGTATATTACTGCTAGCCATGATTTACCCCATTTCTTACAATGGACAAATGGAAGTGTTTGGGTAGCACTCATTGTGGGAATTATCATTACTGTTATCTCTGCTCTGATAGTAGGTGGATTAACTTTAAAGTTATCAGGACATTATTTACCACTCGGGACTATCGCTTGGGGTATTTCACTGTACTACTTCTTCTCGACCATTGAGACATTAGGCGGTCACTCTGGTATTTCAAATATTCCAAGTATTGAAATTTTGGGTTATGCCTTAAATACCAGTAATAAGATGTTTTACCTGATTTGGTTGATTTTATTCATTGCCATTTTACTCACACGTAATTTACTTAATTCACGTGAAGGCCGTGCGATCAGAGCGCTAAAAGGTGGTCAGGTCATGGCAGAATCAATGGGTGTGAATACCTTTAGATCAAAAATGGTCGTATTTATTATTTCTTCTATTTTTGCATCGATTTCTGGTTGGCTATATGCGCATAACCAGTCTTTCATTAACCCAACTCCTTTTGGTCTGCAAATGGGTATTGATTACCTGTTTATGGCTTTGCTTGGTGGTGTAGGCAGTATTTGGGGCGCTATTCTGGGCTCAGGTATTTTCACCATGATGCGTCAGTGGTTACAAGATTACTTACCTATTTTCCTTGGCGATGATGGTCATTATGAAACCATCGTTTTTGGTTTGTTGATTGTGCTCATGATGCAAAAAGCACCTTCAGGTTTGTGGCCATTAATTCTGAAATTTGTTCCTGATCGCTTTAAGGCAAAAGATCAGCAAATTGTGATCACAGAACCGACTCGTGAATTACCGTCATTAGAATTGCCACTCAAAGGCACTCTGATTTTAGAAGCCAAAAATGTGACAAAACGCTTTGGCGGTTTAGTTGCAAACAATCAAATGAATCTAAAAATTCATGCAGGAGAGATTCTGGCACTGATTGGTCCTAATGGTGCAGGTAAAAGTACCATGTTTAACCAGATTTCAGGTGTTGATGTTCCTACAGAGGGCGAAGTACTGTTCAATGGGGAAAAAATAAACGGTATTCCATCGCGCGAGATTGCGAAGTTAGGTCTGAGTCGTACTTTCCAGCACGTCAAAATTCTGCCTGAAATGACAGTACTCGAAAATGTAGTCATCGGTGCTCATTTGCGTGGTCAAAAAGGGGTAGTGACTTCTTTGCTTCGACTGGATCGTGAAGAAGAAAATAATTTACTTAATGAAGCTAAGGCACAGTTAGAGCGTGTAGGTTTAGGCGACTATTTATATACAGAAGCTGGAAATCTAGCGCTTGGACAACAACGTATTTTAGAAATTGCGCGTGCTTTATGTGCTCGTCCAACATTACTTCTTTTAGATGAACCTGCAGCAGGTTTACGTTTCAAAGAGAAACAAGCCTTAGCAGAACTCTTAAGCAAATTACGTGCTGAAGGTATGGCGGTATTGCTTGTTGAACATGACATGGACTTCGTTATGAACCTCGTCGACCGTATTGTGGTCATGGAGTTCGGTCAAAAAATTGCTGAGGGCTTACCTGAAGAAATCCAGAAAGACCCAGCTGTATTGGAAGCTTATTTAGGGGGTGCCGCATGA
- a CDS encoding ABC transporter ATP-binding protein: MLEVNNLSVAYGKVEALMNFNMRVNQGQIVSVVGPNGAGKTTLLSAIMGVLGSNGQVEFDGSVESSPQIERMVVRGLNLVPEKRELFGTMSIEDNLLLGAFQRYRQGDKAYKDTLDEIYTLFPRLKERRLQEAGTLSGGERQMLAVGRALMAKPKLLMLDEPSLGLAPLITREIFKIIDQLRGQGVSILLVEQNARAALKLADYAYVLEMGELSMEGKGKDLVEDPRIIESYLGISSKHQAVLDI, from the coding sequence TTGCTAGAAGTGAATAATTTGAGTGTTGCCTACGGTAAAGTCGAAGCACTCATGAACTTTAATATGCGAGTGAACCAGGGGCAAATCGTTTCTGTCGTTGGTCCCAATGGTGCAGGTAAAACAACGCTACTTTCTGCCATCATGGGTGTATTGGGTTCCAATGGCCAAGTTGAATTTGACGGCTCAGTAGAATCCAGCCCGCAGATTGAACGCATGGTGGTACGTGGATTAAATCTGGTACCAGAAAAACGCGAACTTTTTGGCACCATGAGCATTGAAGATAACTTACTCTTGGGCGCATTCCAGCGGTATCGACAAGGGGATAAAGCGTATAAAGATACCCTTGATGAGATTTACACGTTATTCCCACGTTTAAAAGAACGTCGTTTGCAAGAGGCGGGAACACTCTCCGGTGGTGAGCGTCAAATGCTCGCCGTAGGCCGTGCACTGATGGCCAAGCCTAAATTATTAATGCTTGATGAACCAAGTTTAGGTTTAGCCCCATTAATCACCCGTGAAATTTTTAAAATCATTGACCAGCTTCGTGGACAAGGTGTTTCTATTCTCTTGGTGGAACAAAACGCCCGAGCAGCATTAAAACTTGCTGACTATGCTTATGTACTTGAAATGGGTGAATTATCCATGGAAGGCAAAGGTAAGGATTTGGTTGAAGATCCGCGGATCATTGAAAGCTATTTAGGAATCAGCAGTAAACATCAGGCTGTCTTAGATATTTAG
- a CDS encoding ketopantoate reductase family protein: protein MDKSACIAILGAGAIGCTVAARLILAGYSRVTLIARGSNYEVLKTKGIHLQDLTGEYQVQPYSVVEKSADLEEQDIIFIATKAVSLSSLIPDMEVLLHEETLLIPLINGIPFWYFYKGQKKQSEIRAVQSLDPQRVLIDHFPLKHLIGAVVFITAELIEYGKVYSNNPYLLIFGEPNEKLSKRLKALQSVFQDTGIEARISKQIRDQIWTKVIANLSSNPLSVITGATLKDIYSHPYLHEITLQMTHEIRQVAASYGARVSIDPLSFLQLGSEMGEIHTSMWHDYQRKQPLELSGIAEAVLELGAEFECAMPMTRHIYQLTQYLSEKSRKETAA from the coding sequence ATGGATAAATCAGCATGTATTGCAATATTAGGTGCAGGCGCAATTGGTTGTACCGTTGCTGCTCGCCTAATTTTAGCAGGCTATTCCCGAGTGACCTTAATCGCTCGGGGGAGCAACTATGAGGTGTTAAAAACTAAGGGCATTCATCTGCAAGATTTAACAGGTGAATATCAAGTTCAGCCTTATTCAGTAGTTGAGAAATCTGCGGATTTAGAAGAGCAAGATATTATTTTTATTGCCACCAAAGCAGTATCGCTCAGTAGCTTAATTCCAGATATGGAAGTGTTATTGCACGAGGAAACATTACTGATACCGCTCATTAATGGGATTCCTTTTTGGTATTTTTACAAGGGGCAGAAGAAACAGTCAGAGATACGTGCTGTTCAAAGTTTGGATCCACAGCGAGTGCTGATTGACCATTTTCCATTAAAGCATTTGATTGGTGCGGTGGTATTTATTACTGCTGAACTGATTGAGTATGGAAAAGTCTATTCCAATAATCCTTATTTACTCATTTTTGGTGAGCCGAATGAAAAACTGAGTAAGCGTTTAAAAGCATTACAGTCTGTTTTTCAGGATACAGGCATTGAAGCACGTATCAGTAAACAAATCCGGGATCAGATTTGGACTAAAGTTATTGCCAATTTAAGTTCTAATCCTTTGTCTGTGATTACAGGTGCAACGTTAAAAGATATCTATTCACATCCGTATCTGCACGAAATCACTTTGCAAATGACACATGAAATACGGCAAGTGGCTGCTAGCTATGGGGCGAGAGTAAGTATTGATCCGCTGTCATTTTTACAGCTCGGCTCGGAGATGGGAGAAATTCACACCTCAATGTGGCACGACTACCAACGTAAACAGCCCTTGGAATTATCTGGTATAGCCGAGGCAGTTTTAGAACTTGGGGCTGAATTTGAGTGTGCTATGCCAATGACCCGACATATTTATCAACTGACACAATATTTAAGTGAAAAATCTCGTAAAGAGACTGCTGCATAA
- a CDS encoding class II aldolase/adducin family protein: MNTAFQNPLNVSAEEWELRVKLANCYHLVDYFGWTETIFNHISARLPGNEHYYLVNPFGLNYDEVTPENLLKVDLDGNKVIESEFDANPAGFALHSAVHGAREDIRCLIHTHTTPISAIAQKKSGFTHDSFYGAQLYGRVGYHNFEGITLFKEERERMIQSLGNHHILVLRNHGIAVGESSIEKAFFLLWTVQRAAEIQCQSDAMGGENVELSQEVIQKCTDLTAMLIRESGFATKFFNAMVRKMRAAKSPAV, from the coding sequence ATGAACACAGCATTTCAAAACCCTTTAAATGTGAGCGCAGAAGAGTGGGAGCTGCGCGTTAAATTAGCGAATTGTTATCATCTTGTTGATTATTTTGGCTGGACAGAAACTATTTTCAATCATATTTCAGCACGTCTGCCTGGTAATGAACATTATTACCTTGTGAATCCCTTCGGACTCAATTATGACGAAGTAACACCCGAAAATTTACTAAAAGTGGATTTAGACGGCAATAAAGTGATTGAATCTGAGTTTGATGCCAATCCTGCAGGTTTTGCGCTACACAGTGCTGTGCATGGTGCGCGAGAAGATATTCGTTGTCTTATTCATACGCACACCACACCAATTAGTGCCATTGCTCAAAAAAAATCGGGCTTTACTCATGATAGTTTTTACGGTGCGCAACTGTACGGTCGAGTGGGTTATCACAATTTTGAAGGTATTACGCTGTTCAAAGAAGAACGCGAACGCATGATCCAAAGTTTGGGTAACCATCACATTTTAGTGCTGCGCAATCATGGTATCGCAGTGGGTGAAAGCAGTATTGAGAAAGCCTTTTTCCTACTTTGGACAGTGCAGCGTGCTGCTGAAATTCAATGTCAATCAGATGCTATGGGAGGTGAGAACGTAGAACTTTCTCAAGAAGTCATCCAAAAATGCACTGATCTAACAGCAATGTTGATTCGTGAAAGTGGTTTTGCTACCAAATTCTTTAATGCCATGGTGCGCAAAATGCGCGCAGCGAAATCACCCGCGGTGTAG